A single Columba livia isolate bColLiv1 breed racing homer chromosome 22, bColLiv1.pat.W.v2, whole genome shotgun sequence DNA region contains:
- the RAB29 gene encoding ras-related protein Rab-7L1 produces MGQRDRMFKVLVVGDATVGKTSLVQRYANDSFNRHYKSTVGVDFALKVVQWSESETVRLQLWDIAGQERFTSMTRLYYRDASACVIMFDVTNVSTFSNSQKWKQDLDSKLVLPDGSPVPCLLLANKCDLSPWAVTRDEVDRFSKENGFSGWVETSVKENKNINESMRVLIEKMMSSSTGDGSSSAAGSGDYINIKGTTPPGWACC; encoded by the exons ATGGGGCAGCGCGATCGCATGTTCAAGGTGCTGGTGGTCGGGGACGCCACGGTGGGCAAGACCTCGCTGGTGCAGCGCTACGCCAACGACAGCTTCAACCGGCACTACAAGTCCACGGTGGGAG TGGATTTTGCCCTGAAGGTGGTCCAGTGGTCGGAATCAGAGACAGTCCGACTGCAGCTCTGGGACATCGCAG ggCAGGAACGCTTCACATCCATGACCCGGCTGTACTACAGAGATGCGTCAGCCTGTGTGATCATGTTCGATGTCACCAACGTCAGCACATTCAGCAACAGCCAGAAGTGGAAGCAGGATCTGGACAGCAAGCTGGTGCTGCCGGACGGGAGCCCCgtgccctgcctgctgctggccaaCAAA TGCGACCTTTCCCCGTGGGCAGTGACGAGAGATGAAGTGGATCGGTTCAGCaaagaaaatggcttttctggTTGGGTGGAGACGTCggtgaaggaaaacaagaataTTAACGAGTCCATGAG GGTCCTGATTGAAAAGATGATGTCCTCATCCACGGGTGATGGAAgttcctctgctgctgggagTGGGGATTATATTAACATAAAAGGGACAACCCCACCAGGCTGGGCTTGCTGTTAA
- the SLC41A1 gene encoding solute carrier family 41 member 1 isoform X2 codes for MLETVKLLPNSECGSRREPSCLLRAARPVLGCKHWDVFKYVTEIFILVPALLGLKGNLEMTLASRLSTAANIGQMDTPKDLWRMITGNMALIQVQATVVGFLAAITAVVFGWISNGHFNVVHAILLCASSVATAFIASLVLGLIMIGVIVGSRKMGINPDNVSTPIAASLGDLVTLALLSGISWGLYKEMEIKTYVNPLVCVCFAAVLPIWVVITKRNEATREVLYSGWHPVVMAMGISSIGGLILDKMVTNPNFAGMAVFTPVINGVGGNLVAVQASRISTYLHMSGMPGESSETAPRKCPSPCSTFFGSDVNSRSARVLLLLVVPGHLIFLYTISSLQGGHTTLTLIFIVFYMMAALLQVVILLYVADWMVHWIWSRDLDPDNYCIPYLTALGDLFGTGLLAFSFYILWHIGDRDSDVGD; via the exons ATGTTAGAAACAGTAAAATTGCTGCCAAATTCAGAGTGTGGCAGCAGAAGGGAACCGAGTTGTCTGCTCAGGGCGGCGCGGCCGGTGCTGGGATGCAAA CACTGGGACGTCTTCAAATACGTGACCGAGATATTTATCTTAGTACCTGCGTTGCTGGGCCTGAAGGGGAACCTGGAGATGACTCTGGCGTCTCGCCTGTCGACAGCT GCTAACATTGGCCAAATGGATACACCCAAAGACCTCTGGAGGATGATAACGGGGAACATGGCTCTGATACAG gttcAGGCTACTGTGGTTGGCTTCCTGGCCGCAATCACAGCTGTGGTATTTGGTTGGATCTCGAACGGGCACTTCAACGTTGTCCATGCTATCCTGCTTTGTGCCAGCAGTGTGGCTACTGCATTCATCGCTTCCCTTGTTCTGG GCTTGATTATGATCGGGGTCATCGTCGGATCCAGGAAGATGGGGATCAACCCCGATAACGTCTCCACGCCAATCGCTGCCAGTCTGGGGGATCTCGTCACCCTGGCTCTGCTTTCAGGAATCAGCTGGGGCTTGTACAAAGAGATGG AGATCAAAACCTACGTGAATCCTTTGGTGTGCGTCTGCTTCGCAGCTGTGCTGCCCATCTGGGTCGTCATCACCAAGAGGAACGAAGCAACCCGGGAGGTGCTGTACTCTGGCTGGCATCCGGTCGTTATGGCCATGGGCATTAGCAG TATCGGGGGCTTAATTTTGGACAAAATGGTCACGAATCCAAACTTTGCTGGGATGGCCGTCTTCACGCCGGTTATTAACG GTGTGGGTGGCAACCTGGTGGCCGTGCAGGCGAGTCGCATCTCCACGTACCTGCACATGAGCGGGATGCCCGGAGAGAGCTCCGAAACAGCCCCTCGCAAGTGCCCCAGCCCTTGCAGCACCTTCTTCGGCTCAG ATGTGAATTCTCGCTCCGCTCGCGTGCTCTTGCTTCTGGTGGTGCCTGGGCACCTGATCTTCCTTTACACCATCAGCTCCTTGCAAGGCGGCCACACGACGCTCACCCTGATTTTCATAGTTTTCTACATGATGGCTGCGCTTCTCCAG GTTGTCATCCTGCTGTACGTTGCCGACTGGATGGTGCACTGGATCTGGAGCAGGGACCTCGACCCTGACAACTACTGCATCCCGTACTTGACAGCGCTGGGGGACCTGTTTGGAACGGGTCTTCTCGCTTTCAGCTTTTACATCCTCTGGCACATCGGTGACCGGGACTCCGATGTGGGCGACTAG
- the SLC41A1 gene encoding solute carrier family 41 member 1 isoform X1, with translation MPERPFVQAPGRRSLLEQLLAVGPPSQGSGEPLCSMSSKPEQKETHQGNGAVLPIVPMDCLTSPDRGQLDPPDFRGPNGDGVEVVVLESHANAKGVREEDALLENGSQSNESDDTSTDRGPEPASPLKETSFSIGLQVLFPFLLAGFGTVAAGMVLDIVQHWDVFKYVTEIFILVPALLGLKGNLEMTLASRLSTAANIGQMDTPKDLWRMITGNMALIQVQATVVGFLAAITAVVFGWISNGHFNVVHAILLCASSVATAFIASLVLGLIMIGVIVGSRKMGINPDNVSTPIAASLGDLVTLALLSGISWGLYKEMEIKTYVNPLVCVCFAAVLPIWVVITKRNEATREVLYSGWHPVVMAMGISSIGGLILDKMVTNPNFAGMAVFTPVINGVGGNLVAVQASRISTYLHMSGMPGESSETAPRKCPSPCSTFFGSDVNSRSARVLLLLVVPGHLIFLYTISSLQGGHTTLTLIFIVFYMMAALLQVVILLYVADWMVHWIWSRDLDPDNYCIPYLTALGDLFGTGLLAFSFYILWHIGDRDSDVGD, from the exons ATGCCGGAAAGGCCATTTGTACAAGCTCCTGGCAGAAGATCTCTTCTGGAACAGCTGCTGGCTGTAGGTCCACCAAGCCAAGGGTCAGGAGAGCCGCTCTGCAGCATGTCTTCCaaaccagagcagaaggagACCCACCAGGGCAACGGGGCCGTGCTGCCCATCGTGCCCATGGACTGTCTCACCAGTCCGGACCGGGGACAGCTGGACCCCCCAGATTTCCGGGGACCTAATGGAGACGGGGTAGAAGTGGTGGTGCTGGAGTCTCATGCCAATGCGAAAGGAGTGCGAGAAGAGGACGCCCTGCTGGAAAACGGCAGCCAAAGCAATGAAAGTGATGACACCAGCACAGACCGAGGTCCCGAGCCAGCCTCGCCACTCAAGGAGACCTCCTTTTCCATCGGGCTGCAGGTCCTCTTTCCATTCCTGCTGGCAGGCTTTGGGACAGTTGCTGCTGGAATGGTGCTGGACATCGTGCAG CACTGGGACGTCTTCAAATACGTGACCGAGATATTTATCTTAGTACCTGCGTTGCTGGGCCTGAAGGGGAACCTGGAGATGACTCTGGCGTCTCGCCTGTCGACAGCT GCTAACATTGGCCAAATGGATACACCCAAAGACCTCTGGAGGATGATAACGGGGAACATGGCTCTGATACAG gttcAGGCTACTGTGGTTGGCTTCCTGGCCGCAATCACAGCTGTGGTATTTGGTTGGATCTCGAACGGGCACTTCAACGTTGTCCATGCTATCCTGCTTTGTGCCAGCAGTGTGGCTACTGCATTCATCGCTTCCCTTGTTCTGG GCTTGATTATGATCGGGGTCATCGTCGGATCCAGGAAGATGGGGATCAACCCCGATAACGTCTCCACGCCAATCGCTGCCAGTCTGGGGGATCTCGTCACCCTGGCTCTGCTTTCAGGAATCAGCTGGGGCTTGTACAAAGAGATGG AGATCAAAACCTACGTGAATCCTTTGGTGTGCGTCTGCTTCGCAGCTGTGCTGCCCATCTGGGTCGTCATCACCAAGAGGAACGAAGCAACCCGGGAGGTGCTGTACTCTGGCTGGCATCCGGTCGTTATGGCCATGGGCATTAGCAG TATCGGGGGCTTAATTTTGGACAAAATGGTCACGAATCCAAACTTTGCTGGGATGGCCGTCTTCACGCCGGTTATTAACG GTGTGGGTGGCAACCTGGTGGCCGTGCAGGCGAGTCGCATCTCCACGTACCTGCACATGAGCGGGATGCCCGGAGAGAGCTCCGAAACAGCCCCTCGCAAGTGCCCCAGCCCTTGCAGCACCTTCTTCGGCTCAG ATGTGAATTCTCGCTCCGCTCGCGTGCTCTTGCTTCTGGTGGTGCCTGGGCACCTGATCTTCCTTTACACCATCAGCTCCTTGCAAGGCGGCCACACGACGCTCACCCTGATTTTCATAGTTTTCTACATGATGGCTGCGCTTCTCCAG GTTGTCATCCTGCTGTACGTTGCCGACTGGATGGTGCACTGGATCTGGAGCAGGGACCTCGACCCTGACAACTACTGCATCCCGTACTTGACAGCGCTGGGGGACCTGTTTGGAACGGGTCTTCTCGCTTTCAGCTTTTACATCCTCTGGCACATCGGTGACCGGGACTCCGATGTGGGCGACTAG